In Acidimicrobiales bacterium, one DNA window encodes the following:
- a CDS encoding ABC transporter ATP-binding protein → MALLTRNGTAATMPSEPPTASGVISLRGVTKSFGSHTVLEDISFDVPRGEISAIMGPSGTGKSVLLKNIIGLLRPERGEIFVDGEQIVGMREKDLMRVRRKMGVLFQDGALFGSLDLFDNIAFPLREHTHKTEKEIREITLAKASLVGLLDHMKKFPGEVSGGMKKRAGLARALSMDPEIVLFDEPDSGLDPVRVSYLDELVKKTQEETGATFFIITHNIPSAMRTADHIGVLFRSGLVRFAPKAEMLASDDPIIQQFLAGRAFGPIGMDELATEETDVEKELVARAQARSAAGEDHVPV, encoded by the coding sequence ATGGCTCTGCTCACCAGGAACGGCACCGCAGCGACGATGCCCAGCGAGCCACCGACGGCGTCGGGGGTGATCTCGCTGCGCGGGGTCACGAAGTCGTTCGGCTCACACACCGTGCTCGAGGACATCAGCTTCGACGTCCCGCGCGGCGAGATCAGCGCCATCATGGGCCCGTCCGGCACCGGCAAGTCCGTGCTGCTCAAGAACATCATCGGCCTGCTGCGCCCCGAGCGCGGCGAGATCTTCGTCGACGGCGAGCAGATCGTGGGCATGCGGGAGAAGGACCTGATGCGGGTCCGCCGCAAGATGGGCGTGCTCTTCCAGGACGGCGCCCTGTTCGGGTCGCTGGACCTGTTCGACAACATCGCCTTCCCGCTGCGTGAGCACACGCACAAGACGGAGAAGGAGATCCGCGAGATCACCCTGGCCAAGGCCAGCCTCGTCGGCCTGCTCGACCACATGAAGAAGTTCCCCGGCGAGGTGTCGGGCGGCATGAAGAAGCGGGCCGGCCTGGCCCGGGCCCTGTCGATGGACCCCGAGATCGTGCTGTTCGACGAGCCCGACTCCGGGCTCGACCCCGTCCGCGTGAGCTACCTCGACGAGTTGGTGAAGAAGACCCAGGAGGAGACCGGGGCCACCTTCTTCATCATCACCCACAACATCCCGTCGGCCATGCGCACCGCCGACCACATCGGTGTGCTGTTCCGCTCGGGGCTCGTGCGCTTCGCACCGAAGGCGGAGATGCTGGCGAGTGACGACCCGATCATCCAGCAGTTCCTCGCCGGCCGGGCCTTCGGCCCGATCGGCATGGACGAGCTGGCCACCGAGGAGACCGACGTCGAGAAGGAGCTGGTGGCCCGTGCCCAGGCCCGCTCGGCGGCCGGCGAGGACCACGTGCCGGTCTGA
- a CDS encoding ABC transporter permease produces the protein MARPSATPPSTAKSSATVDWLGRPVGRALEPWSQLFDQLRFYVMILRRLPSALRYRKEIIALISDITIGAGALVVGGGMFFVIFSMSFFTGTEVGLQGFKGLQQIGAEAFTGVVSSVANTREITPLIAGVALAAQVGAGFTAQLGAMRISDEVDALEVMGVDSVVYLVCTRVWAALITMVPLYLAALFASFLATELVVTQFFTLSPGVYRHYFNLFLPPIDILGSFAKAMLFAVVVTLVHCFYGYYASGGPAGVGQAAGRAIRVSIIAVVVLNLILSLIFWGGSDTARIVG, from the coding sequence ATGGCCCGCCCGTCCGCGACCCCGCCGAGCACCGCGAAGAGCAGCGCCACCGTGGACTGGCTCGGCCGTCCCGTCGGCCGGGCGCTGGAGCCCTGGAGCCAGCTCTTCGACCAGCTGCGGTTCTACGTGATGATCCTGCGCCGGCTCCCGTCGGCGCTGCGGTACCGCAAGGAGATCATCGCCCTGATCTCCGACATCACCATCGGTGCCGGGGCCCTCGTGGTCGGCGGCGGGATGTTCTTCGTGATCTTCTCGATGTCGTTCTTCACCGGCACCGAGGTGGGCCTCCAGGGGTTCAAGGGCCTCCAGCAGATCGGGGCGGAGGCCTTCACCGGGGTCGTGTCGTCGGTGGCCAACACCCGCGAGATCACGCCCCTCATCGCCGGTGTCGCCCTCGCCGCCCAGGTGGGGGCCGGCTTCACCGCCCAGCTGGGTGCGATGCGCATCTCCGACGAGGTGGACGCCCTCGAGGTGATGGGCGTGGACAGCGTCGTGTACCTCGTGTGCACCCGGGTGTGGGCCGCCCTGATCACCATGGTCCCGCTGTACCTCGCCGCGCTCTTCGCCAGCTTCCTCGCCACCGAGCTCGTGGTGACGCAGTTCTTCACCCTCTCGCCGGGCGTGTACCGGCACTACTTCAACCTGTTCCTGCCGCCGATCGACATCCTCGGGTCCTTCGCCAAGGCGATGTTGTTCGCCGTCGTCGTGACCCTCGTCCACTGCTTCTACGGCTACTACGCGAGCGGTGGGCCGGCGGGTGTGGGGCAGGCCGCGGGTCGGGCCATCCGCGTCTCGATCATCGCCGTGGTGGTCCTCAACCTGATCCTGTCGCTGATCTTCTGGGGCGGGTCGGACACCGCGAGGATCGTCGGGTGA
- a CDS encoding ABC transporter permease, with protein sequence MATTSIPLAGKAHSLLRETGTMASVGLEATRKVFSRPWPLAEFLDQLWFLAKVTTVPVILISIPFGMVISLQVGALIRQLGAEAHLGSALVLAVVREQAPIATALMIAGAGGSAMCADLGARRIRDEISAMEVMGVNPIQRLVMPRILAATVLAVLLDAVVSAAGIAGGWFFGVRVNGVSSSSFFASFNELSQLADLWMALVKAACFGFIAGTVACYKGLYAKGGPKGVGDAVNQAVVITFVLLFFVNFVLTVVYFNFVPQKV encoded by the coding sequence ATGGCCACCACCTCGATCCCGCTCGCCGGCAAGGCCCACTCCCTCCTGCGGGAGACGGGCACCATGGCGTCCGTCGGGCTCGAGGCCACGCGCAAGGTCTTCAGCCGGCCGTGGCCGCTGGCCGAGTTCCTCGACCAGCTCTGGTTCCTCGCCAAGGTCACCACGGTCCCGGTGATCCTCATCTCCATCCCCTTCGGGATGGTCATCTCGCTCCAGGTCGGCGCCCTCATCCGCCAGTTGGGAGCCGAGGCCCACCTCGGCTCGGCCCTCGTCCTCGCCGTCGTGCGCGAGCAGGCGCCCATCGCCACCGCGCTGATGATCGCCGGCGCCGGAGGCTCGGCGATGTGCGCCGACCTGGGGGCGAGGCGCATCCGGGACGAGATCTCAGCCATGGAGGTGATGGGCGTCAACCCCATCCAGCGCCTCGTGATGCCGCGCATCCTCGCCGCCACGGTGCTCGCCGTACTGCTCGACGCGGTGGTCAGCGCGGCAGGGATCGCCGGGGGCTGGTTCTTCGGGGTGCGGGTGAACGGCGTCAGCTCGAGCAGCTTCTTCGCCTCCTTCAACGAGCTGAGCCAGCTCGCCGACCTCTGGATGGCCCTCGTCAAGGCCGCCTGCTTCGGCTTCATCGCCGGGACGGTCGCTTGCTACAAGGGCCTGTACGCCAAGGGCGGGCCGAAGGGCGTCGGCGACGCGGTGAACCAGGCGGTGGTCATCACCTTCGTCCTGTTGTTCTTCGTCAACTTCGTGCTGACCGTCGTGTACTTCAACTTCGTCCCGCAGAAGGTCTGA
- a CDS encoding MCE family protein: protein MTGAPRSRGSRALVALGVTAVFALLVTTAVRWAYGAYDDGYQLVGTFEHAGQGLIPGSDVKYRGVNVGEVDSITLVDRQAEIRFTLDPDFRLPEGAEIVVRPKTIFGEKFLDITFPEGSDGPFLEDGDVVTNTGAATEVEDLFAAAQPLLEALDEQELAELIASLSRTADGLGDDIAAGWESGAAATAMFNETLDAQLTALGSAADFQASIRTIGGDLNDIAAHNNLALPAFNRARADFERALASLRDFGDHFADLVQATRPDIDRILVSGDNVVRVLVAHEDDISDVVEGLANYVMAFGGGLSAERLPDGSGFAYFKNFVYLDAISDVLCTALAETPAQFSAFRDAVLALGGPIDCSGYFSSTGSPLPPLIPEGERPAAAQQLSDDLYSLASVRDQSAPVPVDTLVDRVLAAAGIPTEGSGRP from the coding sequence GTGACGGGCGCGCCCCGGAGCCGTGGGTCGCGGGCGCTCGTGGCGCTGGGCGTCACCGCGGTGTTCGCCCTGCTCGTCACCACCGCGGTCCGGTGGGCCTACGGCGCCTACGACGACGGCTACCAGCTGGTCGGGACGTTCGAGCACGCCGGCCAGGGGCTGATCCCGGGCTCCGACGTGAAGTACCGCGGCGTGAACGTGGGCGAGGTGGACTCGATCACCCTCGTCGACCGCCAGGCCGAGATCCGCTTCACCCTCGACCCCGACTTCCGGCTGCCCGAGGGCGCTGAGATCGTGGTGCGCCCGAAGACGATCTTCGGTGAGAAGTTCCTCGACATCACCTTCCCCGAGGGATCCGACGGGCCCTTCCTCGAGGACGGCGACGTGGTCACCAACACCGGGGCGGCCACCGAGGTCGAGGACCTCTTCGCCGCCGCGCAGCCCCTGCTCGAGGCCCTCGACGAGCAGGAGCTGGCCGAGCTGATCGCCTCGCTGTCGCGCACCGCCGACGGGCTCGGCGACGACATCGCCGCCGGGTGGGAGAGCGGGGCGGCGGCGACGGCGATGTTCAACGAGACACTCGATGCGCAGCTGACGGCCCTGGGCTCCGCCGCCGACTTCCAGGCGTCGATCCGCACCATCGGCGGCGATCTGAACGACATCGCGGCGCACAACAACCTGGCCCTGCCGGCGTTCAACCGCGCCCGAGCCGACTTCGAGCGGGCACTGGCGTCGCTGCGTGACTTCGGCGACCACTTCGCCGATCTGGTGCAGGCCACCCGCCCCGACATCGACCGGATCCTGGTGTCCGGCGACAACGTCGTGCGGGTGCTGGTCGCCCACGAGGACGACATCTCGGACGTGGTCGAGGGCCTGGCCAACTACGTGATGGCCTTCGGCGGGGGCCTGTCCGCCGAGCGCCTGCCGGACGGGTCGGGCTTCGCCTACTTCAAGAACTTCGTGTACCTCGACGCCATCTCGGACGTGCTCTGCACCGCGCTGGCCGAGACCCCGGCGCAGTTCAGCGCCTTCCGCGACGCCGTCCTCGCCCTCGGCGGGCCGATCGACTGCTCGGGCTACTTCTCGTCGACCGGCAGCCCGCTGCCACCGCTCATCCCGGAGGGTGAGCGACCGGCCGCCGCCCAGCAGCTCTCCGACGACCTGTACTCCCTGGCCAGCGTGCGCGACCAGAGCGCCCCCGTGCCGGTCGACACCCTGGTCGACCGCGTCCTCGCCGCCGCCGGGATTCCCACCGAGGGGAGCGGGCGGCCGTGA